One Flammeovirga agarivorans DNA window includes the following coding sequences:
- a CDS encoding AAA family ATPase gives MTALESIKKLQEQISKSIIGQEKVVNRIISCLISDGNLLLEGLPGLAKTRAINSLAQNMDLGLSRIQFTPDLLPSDITGTEIYQSSGDENFVFQQGPIFNNLILADEINRAPAKVQSALLEAMQERQVTVAGNTYELPKPFFVMATQNPIEQEGTYPLPEAQMDRFLMHVIVNYPSEEAELEVLRLVRGEEKLAGIKKEKKEIEKLPKEIVFDARAEVQEVHVSEAIEKYIVALVYATRTPERYSEDLAKWIDVGCSPRATIALDKVARVQAWLSGRDFVKPEDIQEVIKDVFRHRIVSSFEANALGITKEQIIDELISKVAVA, from the coding sequence GTGACAGCATTAGAATCAATAAAAAAACTACAAGAGCAGATATCAAAATCCATTATCGGTCAAGAAAAAGTAGTAAACCGAATTATCTCCTGCCTTATTTCTGATGGTAACTTATTGCTAGAAGGTCTACCGGGTTTAGCCAAAACTAGAGCAATTAACAGTCTTGCTCAAAATATGGACTTAGGATTAAGTAGAATTCAGTTTACTCCAGATTTATTGCCTTCTGATATCACAGGTACTGAAATATACCAAAGTTCTGGAGATGAAAACTTTGTTTTCCAACAAGGACCAATCTTCAATAATTTAATATTAGCGGATGAGATTAACCGTGCACCAGCAAAAGTGCAATCGGCATTATTGGAAGCCATGCAAGAAAGACAAGTAACAGTGGCGGGTAATACTTATGAATTACCAAAACCATTTTTTGTGATGGCAACTCAAAACCCTATTGAACAAGAAGGAACTTATCCTCTTCCAGAAGCTCAAATGGACCGTTTCCTTATGCATGTTATTGTTAATTACCCTTCAGAAGAAGCAGAGTTAGAAGTATTACGTCTGGTACGTGGTGAGGAAAAATTAGCAGGAATTAAAAAAGAAAAGAAAGAAATAGAGAAGCTTCCTAAGGAAATTGTTTTTGATGCTAGAGCAGAAGTACAAGAAGTACATGTTTCAGAAGCTATTGAAAAATATATTGTCGCATTAGTTTACGCGACAAGAACACCTGAAAGATACAGTGAAGACTTAGCGAAATGGATCGATGTAGGATGTTCACCAAGAGCCACGATTGCTTTGGATAAAGTGGCAAGAGTACAGGCGTGGTTAAGTGGACGTGATTTTGTTAAACCAGAAGACATTCAAGAGGTAATCAAAGATGTATTCCGTCATAGAATTGTAAGTAGTTTTGAAGCCAATGCCTTAGGAATTACAAAAGAACAGATTATTGATGAATTGATCAGCAAAGTAGCTGTCGCTTAA